Proteins from one Cicer arietinum cultivar CDC Frontier isolate Library 1 chromosome 3, Cicar.CDCFrontier_v2.0, whole genome shotgun sequence genomic window:
- the LOC101500731 gene encoding ammonium transporter 2 member 4, whose amino-acid sequence MELPSNLLADESSPEWMNKGDNAWQLTAATMVGLQSIPGLVILYGSLVKKTWAINSAFMAFYAFAAVLLCWVSWAFHMSFGDKMVFFLGKPGVALDEKFLLGKAFLGNFPNATMVFYQGVFAGITLILIAGALLGRMNIKAWMLFVPLWVTFSYSVTAFSIWCPDGWLAKRGVIDFAGGYVIHLSAGVAGFTAAYWVGPRSEKDREIFPEAANNMIMMLAGAGLLWMGWSGFNGGGPFMASTIASLAILNTHVCTAASIIVWVLLDTFYFGKPTVFGAVQGMITGLVCITPAAGVVQGWAAMLMGLISGSIPWYTMMVLHNKINFLNKIDDPMSVFHTHAVAGALGGILTGFFAVPKLCRLFYMVPNWENYVGLAYGLQNKGATRAGLKQMAVQIEAIVFVICFNVLMTSLICLVVGVMVPLRINNDVLLMGDKAIHGEDAFAMNSETAKFVNVKRNKIYDTQDFSSIHESRSLDELQMV is encoded by the exons ATGGAGCTACCTTCGAATCTGCTGGCGGATGAGTCAAGCCCGGAATGGATGAACAAAGGGGACAACGCATGGCAGTTAACAGCAGCAACAATGGTTGGGCTTCAAAGCATTCCTGGGCTTGTCATTCTATACGGAAGCCTTGTAAAGAAAACATGGGCCATTAACTCTGCTTTCATGGCCTTTTATGCTTTTGCGGCCGTTCTCCTTTGTTGGGTTTCATGGGCCTTCCACATGTCATTCGGGGATAAAATGGTATTTTTCTTGGGAAAACCAGGGGTAGCATTGGACGAAAAGTTTTTATTGGGGAAAGCTTTTTTAGGGAATTTTCCCAATGCTACAATGGTATTTTATCAAGGTGTGTTTGCTGGGATTACTTTGATTTTAATAGCGGGTGCTTTACTTGGGAGAATGAATATTAAGGCGTGGATGCTATTTGTGCCACTTTGGGTAACATTTTCATATAGTGTAACTGCTTTTAGTATTTGGTGCCCTGATGGGTGGTTAGCGAAACGCGGTGTTATTGATTTTGCTGGGGGGTATGTTATTCACCTCTCTGCTGGAGTTGCTGGTTTCACTGCAGCTTATTGG GTGGGTCCTCGATCAGAGAAGGACAGAGAAATATTTCCGGAAGCAGCAAACAACATGATAATGATGCTTGCGGGCGCAGGATTGCTTTGGATGGGTTGGAGTGGATTCAACGGTGGAGGTCCATTTATGGCTAGTACAATTGCATCTCTTGCTATTCTAAACACACACGTGTGTACTGCTGCTAGCATCATCGTATGGGTCCTACTTGATACCTTCTATTTCGGCAAGCCTACCGTGTTTGGCGCTGTTCAGGGCATGATCACCGGACTCGTTTGCATCACACCTGCCGCAG GAGTTGTGCAAGGATGGGCAGCAATGTTGATGGGTTTGATCTCAGGAAGTATTCCATGGTACACAATGATGGTACTTCATAACAAGATTAATTTCTTAAACAAAATTGACGACCCCATGTCGGTATTCCACACCCATGCCGTAGCCGGTGCTCTCGGCGGCATTCTCACCGGCTTCTTTGCCGTGCCTAAACTTTGTCGTCTTTTCTACATGGTGCCCAATTGGGAAAATTACGTTGGCCTCGCTTATGGCCTACAAAATAAAGGTGCAACTCGTGCGGGTTTGAAACAAATGGCGGTCCAAATTGAGGCTATAGTTTTTGTGATTTGCTTCAACGTTCTTATGACTAGTTTGATTTGTCTAGTTGTGGGGGTTATGGTACCACTTAGGATTAACAATGATGTGTTGCTAATGGGTGACAAGGCAATACATGGAGAAGACGCTTTTGCCATGAATAGTGAGACTGCTAAATTTGTGAACGTTAAGCGCAATAAGATTTATGATACTCAAGATTTTTCATCGATTCACGAGTCTAGATCATTAGACGAGCTTCAAATGGTATGA